GGTTGCCGTGCATGAAAGCTACGGGCGCACCCTTTCTCCGATGGCCGTGAAACTCGCCTTCAGGGCGCTGTCGTCGTGGCCCATCAATGACATTGCCCGCGCGGTCGAGGCGCATCTGTCCGACCCGGATGCCGGGCGCTTTGTACCGAAACCGGCCGATATTGTCAGGCACCTGTTGGATGATGGCACACAAGACCTGGCCGAACGGGCCTGGTCGCGGGTAACGCGCGGCATTGCTCAGGTCGGCCCCTGGCAATCCATTCGGTGCGATGACCCCTTGATTTTGCCCGTCATACGGGACATGGGAGGCTGGATCAAGCTCTGCGCTATGGAGTCGGAACGTGACTTGAGCTTTGCCGGCAAGGAATTTATGCGTCGCTACGCGGCTTATGTTGGGCGTGGCCGCGCCGGTGAGCCCGTGGATAAACTCGCGGGCATCGCCGAACGCGACCTGATTGCCAGTGGCTATCCTGAAAACGTTCCGGACCCTATCCCGCTACCCGGACAGGCCGATCCGCCGCTTCACTGATTGGGATTCGAGGAAATCCCAATCAGTACCGCCGTCGCGGCTTGGGATTGTTCCGTCGAGCGCGTAAACCAGGGCTACCGTTGCAGTGGCACCGACGCAAGTTACACGAAAGGCCGTGTGTTTGCTGTTGCCGACACACGGCGCAGTGTAACAGTCTGGTCAAAAACCGGTCAGCTGCAGTAAACCACTGACGCTTCGATCAGAAATCGCGCTGTTCAAGACTTATTCACGCACTTATCCACAGTTTTTGTGGATCGTTCAGCGCAGCAGGTCGATGCTGGCCCTCCGCTGGGCCGCGAATTGAGTGGGCTCGCGAGTGTTTGGAAATGCTGTCCTGAGCAAAGCTGATGCGCTACTCCATGCTCAGCCTGCGCCAGCACCTGTGGCGTACGAGGAAGATCGAGGGGCGCTGGGGCTGGCTCGGTCGCACGCGCAGTAGTCAGCGGGTCGAGACGTTCGCCGCCGATGGCGACAATCCTGCTCGCGCAGGCGCGGCTATGCGCCGGTCGCGGATGCGTGAGGCGATGACGCGAGCAAGGATTTCGCCATTGCACAGGCTGGGGTATCGAGCCGTGATCGGGAGGACAGCCAAAGCGCATCCACGGACACTCCTGTGGCACAAAGACACAGAATCCTCGCCAGAGCGCCACTCGGCCCGGTTCTCTGCGAACATGCGCCGAACGACACTATAAATAAACTGTGCCTGTTCTAAGGTATAATCAACCACACTGCTAGGCTTCAGATTTTCTTTAGCCGGCCTCATCAACGCGAGCCGGATATCTGCGTGGGCCTAGACGGCATAGCCCTATTTTGGATTATTACGTGATCGGCATGGAACAAGACATCGTGCATACTGACATCAAGGCGAATTATACGACGCCTTCGCACAGGAAACGCCGTATAACTCTGCACAATGTCGTTGTTGACGAAATGCGTCATGACATTTTGGAAGGCAAACTCAAGCCTGGCTCGAAGATTCCAGAGGTCGCGCTCTGTGCAAAATTCGACATTTCACGAACGCCGTTGCGTGAGGCCTTAAAAGTACTGGCCTCCGAAGGCTTGGTTGAACTGTTACCAAACCGTGGCGCGGTCGTTAGAAAGTATTCGAGCAAGGACGTGAAGGACTTGTTTGAACTGATGCCGCCGATAGAAGGCCTGATCGGTCGCCTCGCCATCAAGCACGCCACGGAAGAAGATATTTCGAACATTGAATACCTGCACGAACGCATGTTGGATTTTCACCAACGCAAACGTCGCAGCGATTATTTTAGGGTCAATCAGCAGATACACATGGCTCTGGCGCAGGCGACTGGAAACAAGGCGCTTGTAGAGGAGTACGAACGCTTGAGCAGCAAGATTATCCATGCACGTTATCTGGCAAATACGGACCAATCCCGATGGGACGAGTCTGCCGATGAGCACATTCATATCATGCAGGCGCTGAAGGCACGAGACGAAGAACGACTGTCGGAGCTATTGAGTATCCACGTCTCGAAAACGGGCGAATCTGTCGTCGTCGCATTGCAAAAACAAGCCCCCGAAGAACAGAGATGACTGCAGGCGCCGGCATTGATCAGGCACCGCCATTGGTCGCCTGCATGAAGCAACAACCTGCTAACAGCCGGATTTCGACTGGCCGCATCGTTTTGGCCTTGCGTTTGCTCAAGATGGGGGCATGAGAGAGGGATGGCCACACGCCAGATAACGTCCTCGCCCTGGACGCGGATGAAAGGCACCATCCCATACAATCTCGCCACCCGCTATAGTTACGTCCGGCCATGCAGACAAACGCCGCCCCTCATACGGAGTGTAATCGACCGCGTGATGCAGTGTGCGGTTATTAACCACGTATTCACCTTCTCCCCATATTACCAGGTCAGCGTCTGAACCGATGGCAATGGTCCCTTTACGCGGGTGCAGTCCGTAAGCTTTTGCGGGCGCGGTGGCCGTTAGCTCCACAAATTGGTTAAGCGTTATTCGACCTCCCAGAACACCTTCCGAGTACAACAGCGGCATCCGTGTTTCGATCCCGGGTATACCGTTTGGAATGTATCTGAAAACCACATCCTCTCCAGCAACCTTCTTTCCATCCGGCGCGTCATAGCGAAACGGGGCATGGTCCGAACTGAATACCGTGAATAGACCGTCGCGCAGACCGTTCCAGATTATTTCCTGGTTCTGCTCATCGCGCGGCGGCGGGCTGCATACGCAACGCGCCCCATGAAAACTGTCGTCAATACCCAGGTCGTCCGCGGTTAGGAAAAGATACTGCGGACACGTTTCGGCAAACACATTCAGCCCATGCGCTCGGGCCCAGCGAATCTGCTCCACGGCTTCACGACCTGATGCGTATTTCGGACGATCGTGACCGCACGTTTCGGTTGAACGTGACCGGCCATTTCGGACGAACGTGACCGCGCATTTCGTTTCATCGTGACCGATTTCGGGCCGGTTTCCGAAATCGGCGGTCACGATGCCGAAAACCGCGGTCACGATCTGCGAAATCGCTCTCTTCTCACTGGAATTCTAAAGTGGACCCCAGATTTCGGACAGCAGTTTAAGCTGTCCGGCAAGGATCTGAGGATTGAGGAATGAGTGAGAGAAAGAAGCGAAAGGTCTACAGCCCGGAATTCAAAGCCAAGGTAGGCATCGAGGCCCTGAAAGGCATCAAGACAGTCAACGAGATCGGTCAGGAATACGGGGTTCACCCGGTTCAGGTGGGCCAATGGAAGAAAGCGATCCAGGAGCAGGCGTCGCGCCTGTTCGAGGGCAAACGTGGTCCGAAGCCTGTGGTGGAGCATCAACAGCCGGACAAGCTCTACAGCGAGATCGGCAAGCTGAAAATGGAATTGGACTGGCTGAAAAAAAAGTCCGGAATCAGCCTGCCATGAAGCGCCGGCACTGGATAGAACCCAACACAGCGATCGCGCTGACCCGCCAATGCGAATTGGCCAGCGTCACCCGGTCAACGGTCTATGCCCAGCACGAACCCAAGGAGGTGGACGAGGCAGAGCAACGTTTGTGTCGTCTCCTCGACGAGGAATACACCCGCCACCCCTTCTACGGCAGCCGCCGGATGGTGGTCTTCCTGAAGGGAGAAGGCCACCCGGTCAATCGCAAGCGGGTACAACGCCTCATGCGCTTGATGGGGCTGGCCGCAATGGCGCCAGGCCCTCACACCAGTCAGCCACATCCGCAGCACAAGGTCTATCCTTATCGGCTAAGGGGTCTTGCCATCACGCGCCCCAATCAGGTCTGGAGCACCGACATCACCTATGTTCGCCTGGCACACGGCTTTGCCTATCTGGTCGCGGTTATTGACTGGTACAGCCGCAGGGTATTGAGCTGGCGAGTGAGCAACACCCTGGACACAGGCTTCTGCATCGACTGTCTCGAGGAAGCTCTGCGATGCGATGGCAAACCAGAGATATTCAACAGCGACCAGGGAGCGCAGTTCACCAGCACAGCTTTCACCGATGTCCTCAAGCGCGAAGGGATCCGTATCAGCATGGATGGCCGGGGCCGTGCGCTGGACAATATCTTCGTGGAGCGGCTCTGGCGCAGCGTCAAGCATGAGGACATCTATCTCAAGGGATACGACGCCTTGGGAGAGCTGACGCTCGGGCTGACCGATTACTTCATGTTCTACAACGCAGAGCGCCCCCACCAGTCACTTGCTTACCAGACACCGGATCGGGTCTACCGTACGGGCCATGGAGGTGGAGCCAAGATCGTAGATAAATTCTCCGGGGAAGGAGATCAAGCAGAAACACATGAAGCACCGGGGCAGCGCCGCACAGCTGTGGGTGAGACAGTATCCGCAGCTTAAACTCTGGTGGATTTTGTCTTGACTATGGGGTCCACTTTATTCTTCCACTTTATCCGGCACAACCGTCGCCTTTTGCCCAAAGGAGGCGGCCATGCCGGCAGCGAGGATTCCAATGAAGCCCATCATCGAAATATTGCGCCTCAAATACGAGGCCAAGCTCAGCCACGAGAAGATCGCCCGCGCCTGCGGGCTGTCCAAGGGGGTGGTCAGCAAGTACGTCAACCTGGCCAAGGCCCAGGGAGTGAGCTGGCCGTTACCCGAAGGCGTGGACGAGGTCGCCCTTGAGGCCCTGCTGTATCCGGCCAGAAAGACGCCCGGACGTTTCGTGCCGCCGGACGGCTTCCAGATCCACCAGGCACTCAAGCGCAAGGGGGTGACCTAAGCAACTGCTGTGGGCCGAGTATGTCGGCCGCTACGGCGAGCAGGCCTACCGCTACACCCAGTTCTGTCACCACTATCGCCAGTGGTGCGCCCGCCAGAAGCGCAGCATGCGCCAGGTGCACCGGGCCGGCGAGAAGGCCTTCATCGACTACGCGGGCCCGACCGTGCCGGTCATCGACCGCTACACCGGTGAGGTGCGCGAGGCGCAGGTGTTCGTCGGCGTGCTCGGCGCCTCCAGCTACACCTATGCCGAGGCCACCTGGACCCAGTCGCTGCCCGACTGGATCGGCGCGCACCAGCGCATGCTGACGTTCTTCGGCGGCGTGCCTGAGCTGCTTGTGCCGGATTATGTTCCCGGGAACATAATCCGGCTTATGTGGCCTTCACCATTATGTGGCCAAAGCGTGCGCCGTCGAGGTTTTCGGCGGCTTTCAGCGTCCTATTGGGAACATAACGAGTTCTTCCTGGCACAGTGGTCACCCACTCTTGTCAGGAGATTGTCATGTTGGAGAGCTACTATGTCCGACCAGAGACGGTTGATCGCATTCGTTGTTCCTGGATCACCTCGGCGATCGAGCAGTACGTCGCTTGGATGGCTGAGCAAAGCTATACCGTGCGTAGCGTGCTGCATCGAGTCCCTATCTTGGTGCGTTTCGGGGAATACGCAAAGGCTCAAGGAGCCAAAGAGCTAACGCAACTGCCTGAGCACGTCGAACCATTTGTGCAAGCCTGGGTTCGGGAGCGCGCCCATGGAAAAGGTCCGGCGCGAGCACGGCACGCAGCTCAGGAAGTACGTAACCCCATTTGTCAGATGCTGGAGCTGGCGATTCCGGGTTATGTCGGCCCCGGTCGCCCACACAAGCCTGATAATCCCTTCGAGCGGCAGGCACCAGGATTTTTCGTGTATCTGGTCGAGGAGAAGGGTCTCCGCCCGCGTTCGGTTGATCAGTATCGCTTTCATCTGCGCCAGTTCGCAGCCTTCTTGGCGCGGGTAAGCGTTGATGATTTGGCCACGCTGTCGCCCCCTGTGCTCAGTAGTTAATGGGATGGTTCGCCCTCTCTTTTTTCGGCTTCTAATGAGACAGAGGGGGCGCAGTGGTACCCCTGACGACAAGGAGGCAGACTATCATGAACATTGAAACGCTGGGCATCGATGTTGGCAAGAACGTCTTTCACGCCGTGGGACTGAACGCAATCGGCGAGGTCGTGCTGAGGCGCCAGTTTACGCGAAGCGCGCTGATGCGCTTCATGGGCAAGCTCGCCCACTGCAAGGTCGGCATGGAAGCATGTGGTGGCTCCCAGCACCTGGGGCGGCGCTTTGAACGCTTCGGCCACACTGTGCGCTTGATGGCAGCCCAGTTCGTCAAACCTTACGTCAAATCCAACAAATCCGATTTCAACGATGCCGAGGCCATCGCCGAGGCGGTGATGCGCCCGACCATGCGCTTCGTCACCCTCAAGACGGTCGAGCAGCAGGATCTGCAGGCGCTGCACCGCGCCCGCTCGCTGCTTATGGGCCAGCGCACCGCGCTGATCAATCAGCTGCGTGCGTTCCTGCTCGAGCGGGGCATGACCGTTCCCAAGGGAGTGGCGGCACTACGCCGCCGACTGCCCGAGGTGCTGGAGGACGCCGACAACGAACTCTCGGATCGGCTGCGAGCTCTGATCGACCAGATCTGGCAGCAGATCAGCGGGCTGGAGGCGCGCATCGCCACACTCAACGCCGAGATCGAGGTCATCGCAGCAACCGATACGGCTTGCCAGCACCTGCTCAGCATTCCGGGTATTGGGGTGCTGACCGCTACCGCGATGGTGGCCACCATCGGCGACGGCAAGCAGTTTCATTGTGGCCGCGAGATGGCCGCTTTCCTGGGACTGGTACCGCGCCAGCACTCTACCAGCGGCAAGCCACGTCTGCTTGGCATTTCCAAGCGCGGCAACACGTACCTACGTATGCTGCTCATTCATGGTGCTCGAGCCGTGCTGCGAGGTGGCGACAAACGCAGTGACCGTCTGGGGCCGTGGTTGCGCGAACTCAAGGCGCGACGCCCGAGCAATGTCACTGCGGTAGCGCTGGCCAACAAGCTCGCCCGCATCGCCTGGGCGGTACTGGCGCATGGTGAGGACTATCGGCCTCGTCTGAGCCTGCTCGAGGTCGCCTGAGTCGCTTCTGCAGAAATGAGCGTCAGTGCCAAGTCGCGAACGCTCAGAGGAGATTACTATCGGTTAACCCACCCGGTTTGCAAGCGCTAGCACGTGATGGCGATAACGGTCCATCGGCCTGGGTGAAAACCCGCTGAGGCAAAAGGGCGTTGCGTTATAGACGCCGTGTAGTTTAAAGGACACCCAGGCGCGTATTCCCATCAGGGCTCGAAGACCGAGGAGGTCTTCATCACGAAGCCGATTACATTGATGCAGACCCACTTATCTCTACACGGTCAAAGCGCTTGCTTTGGGAGGACGGACCATACATGTTGCCGAGTACGGCCAGCGTGTAGGCTGGACAACGCTTCGTAATGCCTGCGGGACATTACGCGTTTTCCTTCGGTATTTGCATCGCGAAGGTGTGCTCACCAGGGATCTGAGCCCATTGGTCGAGTTCCCGTTATCGTATCGGCACGCTCAGGTGCCACGATCCATCAGCTGGGAACAAGTGGAGCAGGTACTGGAGGCGGTTGACCGACGATCCGCCTGCGGCAAGCGAGACTATGCGATGTTGC
This genomic stretch from Acidihalobacter ferrooxydans harbors:
- a CDS encoding DUF6475 domain-containing protein, encoding MDIQKDTKPFFAMWVAVHESYGRTLSPMAVKLAFRALSSWPINDIARAVEAHLSDPDAGRFVPKPADIVRHLLDDGTQDLAERAWSRVTRGIAQVGPWQSIRCDDPLILPVIRDMGGWIKLCAMESERDLSFAGKEFMRRYAAYVGRGRAGEPVDKLAGIAERDLIASGYPENVPDPIPLPGQADPPLH
- a CDS encoding GntR family transcriptional regulator; amino-acid sequence: MEQDIVHTDIKANYTTPSHRKRRITLHNVVVDEMRHDILEGKLKPGSKIPEVALCAKFDISRTPLREALKVLASEGLVELLPNRGAVVRKYSSKDVKDLFELMPPIEGLIGRLAIKHATEEDISNIEYLHERMLDFHQRKRRSDYFRVNQQIHMALAQATGNKALVEEYERLSSKIIHARYLANTDQSRWDESADEHIHIMQALKARDEERLSELLSIHVSKTGESVVVALQKQAPEEQR
- a CDS encoding amidohydrolase family protein; this encodes MTAVFGIVTADFGNRPEIGHDETKCAVTFVRNGRSRSTETCGHDRPKYASGREAVEQIRWARAHGLNVFAETCPQYLFLTADDLGIDDSFHGARCVCSPPPRDEQNQEIIWNGLRDGLFTVFSSDHAPFRYDAPDGKKVAGEDVVFRYIPNGIPGIETRMPLLYSEGVLGGRITLNQFVELTATAPAKAYGLHPRKGTIAIGSDADLVIWGEGEYVVNNRTLHHAVDYTPYEGRRLSAWPDVTIAGGEIVWDGAFHPRPGRGRYLACGHPSLMPPS
- a CDS encoding IS3 family transposase (programmed frameshift), encoding MSERKKRKVYSPEFKAKVGIEALKGIKTVNEIGQEYGVHPVQVGQWKKAIQEQASRLFEGKRGPKPVVEHQQPDKLYSEIGKLKMELDWLKKKFRNQPAMKRRHWIEPNTAIALTRQCELASVTRSTVYAQHEPKEVDEAEQRLCRLLDEEYTRHPFYGSRRMVVFLKGEGHPVNRKRVQRLMRLMGLAAMAPGPHTSQPHPQHKVYPYRLRGLAITRPNQVWSTDITYVRLAHGFAYLVAVIDWYSRRVLSWRVSNTLDTGFCIDCLEEALRCDGKPEIFNSDQGAQFTSTAFTDVLKREGIRISMDGRGRALDNIFVERLWRSVKHEDIYLKGYDALGELTLGLTDYFMFYNAERPHQSLAYQTPDRVYRTGHGGGAKIVDKFSGEGDQAETHEAPGQRRTAVGETVSAA
- a CDS encoding IS110 family transposase, giving the protein MNIETLGIDVGKNVFHAVGLNAIGEVVLRRQFTRSALMRFMGKLAHCKVGMEACGGSQHLGRRFERFGHTVRLMAAQFVKPYVKSNKSDFNDAEAIAEAVMRPTMRFVTLKTVEQQDLQALHRARSLLMGQRTALINQLRAFLLERGMTVPKGVAALRRRLPEVLEDADNELSDRLRALIDQIWQQISGLEARIATLNAEIEVIAATDTACQHLLSIPGIGVLTATAMVATIGDGKQFHCGREMAAFLGLVPRQHSTSGKPRLLGISKRGNTYLRMLLIHGARAVLRGGDKRSDRLGPWLRELKARRPSNVTAVALANKLARIAWAVLAHGEDYRPRLSLLEVA